ccgacatcacataccgattttcattaaattctcttcgaccgttttctattgatgcgtgtacaatcatacatacatacatacatacatacagacagacagacagacagacagacagacagacagacagacagacagacagacagacagacagacagacagacagacagacagacagacagacagacagacagacagacagacagacagacagacagacagaaattacggaaaagtaaaaaatgcatttccttgttactgtggacatgacagatacagaaataccattcatttcaaattctgagcaatgtacaggcaaaacacttattttatatatagattacatttcaggccttcccctaaactaccatttcactcagtgtgaataacattattttagcctagattatagcgacctattccaagactttgcataccaattttcgtgaagatacgaccactaataaaataaatatttgaaaattaaattttaggtcttcccctaaactaccatttttctcagcgtgcatagcctatattgtagcgacttatttcccatctttgtctagcgattttcattaagacacgaccactaataacataaatatttgagaattaaatttcaggccttcccctaaactaccatttcactcagcgtgattaaaataatttatagcctagattgtagcggttcatcacccgactttacattccgattttcattaaattctcttcagccgtttactcgtgatgcgtgtgcatacatacatacagacagacagacaaatagacagacagacagacagacagacagacagaaattacggaaaagtaaaaattgcattttcttgttactgtggacatgaccgatacagaaataccattcttttcaaattctgagcaatgtacagacaaaactcttattttatatatatagacattaTTAGTAATAGAACAGAATAGTGTTTTTCCTTAAGTTAATATCTATCTACTTGTATATAACGTAAGAGTATAGAGAGACCTAGGAAGTGATAGCCTATCACATACATAGGTATCTATCAGTTTTTTAATTTCATAAGCCACGTATACACTTGatcattcgccccgaatgagcatgcgtttgcccagttttgctcagatgagtacagggcgaaccgaatagatccgcatgcctcagcccgatccgaatgttgtcggtacctcaaagtgagcacgtgctcggttcgtgctcagtgtggacgattgatgacgagtggggtagcccgaacagtatgagaCGACTGCTTCTGCTATCGCTATGCATATGCGACCTCGCTCGTccaagtgaagtgaaggaagagtgtgaaagacaatttcaagttgaaatggaattgtcccaggataattctcttatcctcctgggatactaccacaagtatcccgttctatggaaccccaaggacgagttctattacaatacctccacatagtccggctccatggctaaatggttagcgtgctggcctttgttcacaggggtcccgggtcatcctcataacgacgcgcaggtcgcctacgggagtcacatcaaaagacctgcacttggcgagccgaacatgtcctcagacactcccggcactaaaagccatatgccatttcataccTTCCCATAATCCTTTAAGCAGGATGCGATGGCTTGGCATACTTCAGGAGGTATGAGTCTGCCAATAGCTTGTTTCGAAATTTTGAAGAGGTGCTCCAAACTCGTGTAGGAGTCTCCTGTAGCCAGAAATCGCAGTGTCACAGCAAGGCGTTCCTCGGCAGATATGGCTTTCCTAAATGTTGTGTCCTCTCTCTCAATCGTAGCCATGAtactatgcaatatccattcaaaatccTCGGACGACATTCTCGTAAAAATTTGGAAATTGTCATCTGTTTCTTGTCCGATCATTTTTAACAATTGAACATTGGatctctcttcatacagttttctttgtcaccaccgctttctcctttttgttttcaaggaatgctaTAAATACATGCAACAATAATtggcgacgatcaattttcgattcaccattgtagactcaggtcaggcaaaacactacactacacctaaacacagacggtgttctcggtccgcacgagatccgaacacagtggaaacttgctcaacagattggcatgcgggtcgtacttgtgcgctcccgcatcggcaacgcatgctcattcggggcgaatgctcaagagTATacgcggctttacgtcgcaccgacacaggtcctacgacgacgatgggacagggaatggttaggagtgggaaagaagcgtccgtggccttaattaaggtacagcctcagccttTGGCTcaagtggaaatggaaaactacggaaatccatcttcagggctgccggcaatggggttcgaacccactatctgccgaatactgagTTTTCTGGTAAAACTAGCGgtagtattattatatttatagTAGGTAATAAACATctcgtcagcctctgtggtgtagtagttagtgtgattagctgccacccccggaggtccgggttcgattcccggctctgccacgaaaagtggtacgagggctggaactgggtccactcagcctcgggaggtcaaatgagtagaggtgggttcgattcccacctcagccatcctggaagtggttttccgtggtttcccacttctcctccaggcaaatgccgggatggtacctcacttaagaccatggcagcttccttccctcttccttgtctatcccttccaatcttcccatccccccgaagggcccctgttcagcatagcaggtgaggccgcctgggcgaggaactggtcatcctctccagttgtatccccaacccagagtctgaagctccaggacactgcccttgagacggtagaggtgggatccctcgttgagtccgagggaaaaaccgaccttgaagcagaagaagaagaataaacatcTCACCTTAGATGAAATGCTGACTACGACACAAACGAATGTTAATTTTATGACTTTTTtaattgtttgttgtttgttttgcAGGACTCTTCGAGCTGCAAAAGTATGCCCAGCTTTCTTTGAAACAAACCGCAGTACAAGCCTTGCCTTCAGTGAACTCTGGTGTACAGCTGAATATCCAGATGGCAACAAGAAGTTGTTCCATACTGCTAGCAGAGGGCAGCAGCAGCACGCCGAGCAACAAGTTATACAGCGCTTGCAGCAGCACACGGAGAGAACTACTTTGGAACCGAGGTAAGCAGTTTAGCTGGTAGATGGCATTAGGAACAATGTCACGTAATGCTTTGTATCGAAGCTGTATTATCAACAACGATTTTTCAAGTATGGATAAGCCTTGCCTCGCAACCATTTTGGGCGGAACTGAAGATTCGTCTAAGCGAGCAGTGAGAAATGATCGCATGTTGATTGCATGTGTTCATTAAATCGTTgaatgttggtctgtttgtctttctgcCTTTCATTCACGTCAAATTTACTAGACGGATCAAGCACAAATTTTGTAAGCTTATCTCTGGTACCTTCGGTTTTATGGACCAACAACTTTTGAGGAgcggtattttttttttcaaatcgttcgttcgtaatctgtttaccctccagtgtcggtttttccctcagactcagcgagggatcccacctctaccgcctcaagggcagtgtcctggagattcagacgtTGAGtctgggatacgactggggagaatgaccagtacctcgcccaggctgcctcacctgctatgctgaacaggggccttgcgggggatgggaagattggaaagggttgacaaggaagagggaaggaagcggccgtggccttaagttaggtaccatcccggcatttgcctggaggagaagtgggaaaccacggaaaaccacttccaggatggctgaggtgggaatcgaacccacctctactcagttgacctcccgaggctgagtggaccccgttccagcccttgtaccacttttcaaatttcgtggcagagccgggaatcgaacccggacctccgggggtggcagctaatcacgctaaccactacaccacagaggcggtttttCAAATCGACAATTTGTTATTATGGGTATGCCATACATaagaaatttataaatttataatttataaatgtagtgtgtggtgtagtggttagtgtgatcagctgccatccctggaggcctgggttcggattcgcggctctgccacgaaatttaaacgTGGTACGAGGGATGTTTGTTGtactttgttgtttaaaggggcctaacattgaggtcatcggcctacgagggatggaacggggtccattcagcttcgggaggtcaaatgaatagaggcgGAGgagggggagttcgattcccacctcagccatcctcgaagtggatttgcgtggtttcccacttctcctccaggcaaatgccgggatggtacctaacttaaggccacgaccgcttccttccctcttccttgtctatctcttccaatcttcccatactccCACAAAGCGCCaattcagcataggaggtgaggctgcCCGGGCagtgtactggtcctcctccccatttgtatccctaGACTCAAAGTCTAACGCTTCATGACACTGCCCTTgtgatggtagaggtgggatccttcgctgtgtccaagggaaaaaccaatcctggagggtaaacgggtaaagaaagaaagaaagaaagaaagttaacttCGGGTCTTTACTGATGTTTGTTGTCAGACCAGACTATATTATCACTTCACATGCATCTCATAATTTACGCTTGTAACTTCCttattgttcgcctctgtggtgtcgtggttagtttgattcccggctctgctacgaaatttgaaaagtggtacgaacgatggaacggagtccattcggcctcgggaggtcaactgaatagaacgGGTTTCTATtctcaactcagccatcctcgaagtggttttccgtggtttaccacttatcCTCCAGAAAAATGCAAGtgtggtacctaactgaaggccacggccgcttccttccctcttccttgcctgtcccatccaatctctccatccctccacaaggcccctgttcagcatagcaggtgaggccgcctgggcgaagcccTCGTCCTCCTTACCACCTTACCTTACCGACCCTCGAGTAAACGGATTAACTTTGGGTATTTACTGACGTTAATTGTCAGACCAGACTATATTATCACTTGACGTACTGTACATCTCATAATGGAAGGAGCATATCATACAACTTAGCAACTAAAACGCATTTTGGTTGGACAAAAGGATTTTTAAATAGTACACCCATAAGTGGATATATGTTTGAGTTTGTATCTATGTGCTGATCACTCCATCAGTTCAACCCAATGATCATTTTCGTCACTGCGAAGAATGAACGCGTGTCTTTGTTCTCTTTCTAAGGAAACCTTGCAGGACTTTTGTGTGCATTGAGAATGAACTCTTAAAATCCATAAACTATGATGAGGTGATCGATGTCTTTGCCCAACTAATAGCGCGAAGAGGACCTCTTCAGCAGTGACCTCATAATGATTGGGGCAACCAACCACAGCTTTATTGACTTTTGAAGTGTTACataattttgtgtttttttttctctttaatgtttttaaaatttatatgtTGATTATTCATTTCACTGTCTTCTTTTCGATTAGTTTCATATATACCAATAGTTTCAATGAGAAGGGGGAGGGCGACATTTTTTTAATGGCCCGGGATGGAAAAAATGTTAACTACTTAACTATCACACTACAGTATGTCTTAAGGAGgaccattcaccgggcgagttggccgtgcggttagaggcgcgtagctgtgggcttgcatccgggagatagtgggttcgaatcccactgtcggcagccctgaagatgtttttctgtggtttcccgttttcacaccaggcaaatgctggggctgtaccttaattaaggccacggtcgcttccttctaactcctaggcctttcctatcccatcatcgccataagacctatctgtgtcgatgcgatgtaaacccactagcaaaaacaaaacaaaaaggagGGCCATTCAGCGGAACAAAAATGCAGACTAAGTCACAGGAAAATGTACTCCTGGTTCCCTTAGAGAAGAATATGTTGCATAATTGGTTACTTCTATTAAAAATGAAGTCTAACAATCTAAGTTAGAACTCGATTTCCCAGAAAAACGTTCATGTGCAAAGTTTCTTACCTCTGACAATTTTTCGAGACAAAAACCTTTTCTGTGCTTCGGCTCATGTTTTATCCGACGAGAATCAAAATAACGGATAAACTGAATTAGACCTACAAACATACACATAGGATTTAGAATTAACTTGTCTATACAAATTCTCTAACGATTTGCTAGAAGAGTGCGCATATAATTTAattttaccgaactcgatagctgcagtcgcttaagtgcagccagtatccggtattcgggagatagtgggtccgaaccccactgtcggcaaacctgaagatggttttccgtggtttcccattttcacggggTCCAACAGGACTATCAGTTTATCCGTTAGTTTGATTCTCGTCGGATAAAACATGAGCCAAAGCACAGAAAAGGTTTTTGTCTCGAAAAATTGTCAGAGGTAAGAAACTTTGCACATGAACGTTTTTCTCGCAAATCGAGTTCTAACTTAGATTGTTAGACTTCATTTTTAATAGAAGTAACCAATTATGCAACATATGCAGCTGTATCTTACTTAAGACCACGccgttctttcccactcctagccccttctttcccactcttagccccttcctgtcccatcgtcgccataagacctgtctgtgtctgtgcaacgtaaagcaaattgtaaaaacaatatacagtatatctattttTTTTACGCATAAAAGGAGCATTCGAACATCCTGCCGAAGGCACTCACACGTCCAGCAGAGTCGGAAATACGGCAGGTAAATTGCATGGGCCTACTTTGTAAACGCCTACATGCTACAATATGTAGGCTGTTTTTGATCAGTAGTATCACACAGgtccacctctgtgctgtagtagttagtgtgattagctgccaagcccggaggttcgggttcgattccgggctctgctacGAAACGTGAAGAATGGaacgagggctagaacggagtccactcagcctcgggaggtcagctgagtagagcaggggttcgattcccacctcagccatcctcgaaatggttttccgcggtcccacttctccttcaggcaaattccgggatggtacctaacttaaggccagggccgcttccttccctcttccctgtatattccttccgatcttccctcccccacaagtcccctgttcagcattgcatgtGAGGCCGCCTAGATGAGATAgcggtcctcctctccagttgtatcacccACGCCCAaacgtttcacgctccaggacactgcggtagaggcggtagaggtgagatccctcgctgagtcccagggaaaaaccacgGTCTTCTGCTTAATTATTAGATTActaggagggagggagggagggaatgTAGGGTGCGACGGCTCATATGGCGCGGTTTCGGGAAGTGTTCGATGTTGATCAGATCATCAATAAAGgattatggccccctcgttcgcctgatttacaGTAAACActtgcgatttttatttatgaggaaaagtttacaggaataatccacGAActacagaagaattaaaaattgaaattaggaacactgCATTCTATCAGTGTCCATAAACTgtaaagtgtgtttcgaaatctcattacaagatgtgtaGCTTGCACGGCAGCTCagggagatcactttcagcatcttctataaatactggtgagttccgtttcatttactagttgatctgtttgttttatttatttatttatttatttatttatttatttatttatttatttatttatttatttatttatttatttatttatttatttatcttgagcATTATATAGCTGGTGGGTTCAGATTCATTTAGTTACTATACGCgtatcatgccgcttctttgagacgactacgCCCGCTggccattgcgggcactgcgctcgctgtcacaGCTTCTCTGCGCTGTTGTGCCTCGGTACTCCGCTTCAAAGTCTTAAAATATACTCTCTGTATGTTTGTAATCGCTTAAAACTTGACTTTTCCTTGTCTAAAATTCCGAGGTCTACTTATTGTATTTTCCAGAATCGTTCACCTCTACATGAATGTGTCACCATGTAGTGAGTGTGCCGAAGCTCTTCTCTCCTACAAAGCTGCACATCCACACACGATAATAACCATCAAATTCACATCACTGTTCGCTCATCATGCCACAAATCATCGCCGTGGTTTACAGCGGATGGCAGAATGTGGTATCAAACTAGCCGTGTTCGACGACAGAGATTGGGATGACCTCACTTCGGTAATTCATAAGGTaacgaatctatatatataaaataagagttttctttTGTGCACTggtaaaaaattaaaaagaatggtatttctgtatcggtcgtgttcgcAGTAACAAGAATATTTTTTCCTTCATCTGtacgtctgtatgtatgtacaacctatgtcagaaaagttccaggactgaggtcgtgaaaaatagaaaaaatgaaatggcgtatggcttttagttccgggagtgtccgaggacaagttcggctcgccagatgcaggtcttttaattttactcccgtaggcgacctgcgcgtcgtgatcaggatgaaatggtgatgaagacgacacatacacccagcccccgtgtcagcgaaattaaccaattatggttaaaattcccgaccccgccgggaaacgaacccgggaatcctgtggccaaaggccagcacgctaaccatttagccatggagccggacgtaaaaaATTGATAAGTTACACTTATCAAGTAATGATCTTAGCTCCTCTCGAAGTAGTCACCTTGGTTATCTATACACAATTGCCAGCGTTTCTGGAGGTCTTGGAAACAAGCAGGAAAATTGTcaactgcgatgcttgtaagctcatgtgtcacagaccgttggatgtctgcgatatcttgttgaagctttcctttcAGTCGCAATTTCACTcgcagaaacaaaaaaaaatcgcAAGGCGAGAGGTCGGGCGAATATAGTGGATGTGGGACGACAGTGACAGAATGTCTGTCCAGAGATAAAGCAGTGTGAGGTCTTACATTGTCGTGCAGTAAGAACCAATCCTGCGAATGCCACAAATCAGGACGGCGACGTTGAATTGCTTGTCGCAAACGTTTTAAGACTTCGAtgtaaagagtttttttttttgctagttgttttacgtcgcaccgacacggataggtcttacggcgacgatgggacaggaaagggctaggagtgggaaggaagcggccgtggccttaattcaggtacagccccagcatttgcctggtatgaaaatgggaaaccacggaaaaccattttcagggctgccgacagtggggttcgaacctactatctcccgaatactggatactggccgcacttaagcgactgcagctatcgagctcggttgtaaagAGTTTGGTTCACTGTTTCACCTGATGGAACGTACTCATGGTGAACTAACCCTTTACTGTCTAAGAATGCAATCAACATTGTCTTTGTTCTCGAAGGTTGACGTTTGGCTTTTTTCGAGGCTGGTGATCCAGGACTCTGCCATTCTGCACTTTGACGCTTCGTGTGGCGGTCATACTGGTAACATCAACATTCATCCCCAGcaataatctttgttggaaatgtgTGATCACGTCTAGCTCTATCCAGTAGTTCCACGAAAATTCTTCGTCTTTCCTCTTTCTGGTCGTCTGTTAGAGTGTGCGGGACGAGTTTTCCATTCAGTTTCCGTTTTCCTAAATCGTCGCGTAAAAACCTTACGACACACGTCACGATTCAAATTAAGCTTGTCTGATATCTCACACACAGTTACACGACGGTCTTCTTGCAATAACTGCCTTACACGCTCCACATTGCATCGGAATGTGCTGCAGACGAGCAGCCAGTTCTGGGATCATCTTGCACTGAATCTGTGCCCACCCTAAACCTTTTGTGCCACTTGAACACCCTTGACAGTGCATCGCATCCATATGCTTGTGTAATCATTATCCACAGTTCACTAGGGGTTTTTCCG
This window of the Anabrus simplex isolate iqAnaSimp1 chromosome 8, ASM4041472v1, whole genome shotgun sequence genome carries:
- the LOC137501901 gene encoding DNA dC->dU-editing enzyme APOBEC-3H-like; the protein is MRVVLVRSRIGNACSFGANAQETLRAAKVCPAFFETNRSTSLAFSELWCTAEYPDGNKKLFHTASRGQQQHAEQQVIQRLQQHTERTTLEPRIVHLYMNVSPCSECAEALLSYKAAHPHTIITIKFTSLFAHHATNHRRGLQRMAECGIKLAVFDDRDWDDLTSVIHKDTGDSGNLPQGSTNKKSRTHEENDSETYSARKKLKV